Within the Eucalyptus grandis isolate ANBG69807.140 chromosome 1, ASM1654582v1, whole genome shotgun sequence genome, the region GGCCGGCTTTATAACAAACAAACAGAACCTCCAAGCGTTCAATGTCAGATGGTCCACTGCAAACACAACTTAGCTAAGTGAAGAAAGCTCTTAACTACAATTCTCCAAATGTTCCGAGGTCAATAACGCTTCCTGCTTCATGACATAGTCATTTCAGATGGCACTTGGACAAATAGCTTTTACAACTTCACACACCAGCACAAACAAGGGATAAGCATGGTTTGGGTTGGGCCAGTTCAGCACCTAACCCAAGGACCAACTTCcatggtcctcaatttttgagacCTGGCACCGACATTGTTGAGCCTAGGACTGAGGATTGAACCAACCCTATGGGTCTTGTccaatacatatcaaacataaatcTAAGATGAGGCAACAACAGAAATCTCCATTTGTCATTATTGAGCTGCATTCATAAGGCAGTCCAAGAGCAGCGAGGGATTTCACCAGCTGAGCTATGCTCGTGAGGAGAGGCTAGACATAAGTGGCGAGGCGAGCAAAcaggctttcttttttttttctttttggtcgaatcTTGACTAGGTTTCTACTTTTAAATTTACGCAACAAAACCACATAAGAAAGAACAGAGGCAGAGACACAAGGGTTTAGagtaaacaaaaatatataatataaatggTATGTATATACACATAATATATATgtaacatataatatatatacagaGTTGGTCTGGATTGGACCAACCCTAAAATCTTAGGACGGATGACCAACCCGCACAATGCAAGATCCAAGGGTCCCGGGACCAAGGACCGGCCCAGTCCCCCTTGGGAACCAAACCAAGACAGGTTGGGTTGGGCCAGTCCATGGTCAaaccctagaccgatgctcgGACCTAACAAGCAAGGTTAGGAGGTAACATTGTAGAAGAATGGTGGAGACAAGATCTCTAGATAGTTTCAAGGCGAGGAGCTTCTGCTGATAGAAATGATGATTCTCTACTTGAGTCATTGAGGTATATGTTcagaacaataatatagacgaAAGTTGAACATTGCTAAAACAACAGCCTCAAATTGTTGTAGTGAAAAAGAGGCACCGTCAAGATTTTTGCAGGGGCATCTTAGGTATATAGGACTGATTAATATCAAGATTAGTACTTTGTTCTTGAGTCATTGAGAAAACATTCTGATAGGACGCCAGAACAGCACCAAGAAAAATGAGGGCTGAGAAGTGACAATAAAAGGAGAGCAGGGGAAAAAAACCAAACTCACAGATAAAGCTGTATTCAACACATCATCTATAGAGTATTAAAAATAGTCCATTTGGCCAATCATACAGATCTCAAGCCAACTGTTAGTTACATACCTTTCCCACGTGAAAATAGCACAGGCAATCCCATGAAATTGCAAAAGATATGAGCAACTAATGGGGCAAGAAGATGACCTGCAACACAATACAAACAACTCAGAAGCAGTAACTTCTTGACCCTGTAAAGCACAATGGAATCAACAAATGCACACTACTGCTATAATTCCGGCTGTAAAACAGATACAGTTAGGTTTCACAGTGATATTGCTCAAGGCATGGAATACATTCCTTCAATAAGTTTCAGACATCAAATGAACACCATTGCAAACCAGCTTCGACATACCAGTCCGGATAAATAGAAATGATGCATATGAACCAAAGACAACAGTGTATCCCAGCTGGAGGCCTGACAAAACAACGGATCATTGCTCAGAGAGAGAACTAATTCATTCAGCAATTGAAAATCtcacaaaaaagacaaaagagaatcACCAGAAAAATGGCcatgggaggaaaaaaaaaaaaatggttgaaaGTAAGCTCTTCAGACCTTAAAAATTGCACctaattataagaaaattcagGATAGAGTTTACCTATGATCATTGATGCTTTTATTAATTGACGGTTTTGCTTCATATAAATCTCCATAAAATGGTTCAAGTGTGCTGCAAATAAGATCACTCATAAATAAGGTTTTCAACCTCAACTTAAAATAGCAGAAAAGGcagaaataaattttgaagcATGTTTCAGAAGTTAAAACCAGCAAACATCTACAGAAATGGTAACAACAGAGCTGATGCTTCGCGAAAAATAGAAACAATATTGATCACTTCAAATAGCTTCGTTGTCAGATGATgtaataaaaaaggaatattAGGAGTATATAAAAGGGAATACCAGTTAACTTTTACCAGTTGAAAGAACTCTGAATTCTTCCTATTGATATGACACTCATTTCAATGAACTGAAGGATCCAACTCAAATACCAGTAAAAAGAGAACAGCCAGTGAAATCCACCTTTATTACGTTGATCAAACGTGTATCATCAAAAAGaccaagaggaagagaaaagtcTTAAAGATGGTAACAGATGAACACCATGCCCAATCACATGTTAATGAAACACTACGACTGGAAGGGGAGACTCTTGAGACTTCCACTGGGCTATGAGCAAGAGATCCTGAAGGAATTTGACGTGTGATAAAGCAGTCACATTTAACTATTTATCATAGCATGTAGATTGTTCTCATTGACCTAATCCAATTTTGAATACACAGAGTATTAGCTCAGGAAAATGTAGTGAGTGAAAAGCAAattcatcatatatatatatatatgagagaCAATACTGAAGCAAAAGGACATCCTTGAGATTCTAAAGTGCCAACTCAGATGACAATTTATAGCATGCTTTATTTACAATTGAAGGTTGCAGGAGTTAATAAATACTTAAGTACTAAATACAAACAAGAATGACGGACTTCAACACACAGCACCATCCACGTGTTGCACGTGATCAATATTTCAACAAGGTAAGCATTATCAACCAAGATGCTTTTAACTGCAATTTCCATTGTGTGGATGGAATTGCTTAGGAGAGGACAAACTCATAAGTTCATCAATCATATTACCCAAGCTGAATAAGATTGGGCCCAGAATAAGGATGCTGTACTTTTCGAATCCTCCACAGAGAAGTATGGATATCATACACGCTCTAAAAACCAACTCTTCTGTCAGTGGCGCCTGTTTAAATAAAGGAGGCAAAAAgtataaatgaaaaagaatcaaacacCTAGCAACTTATTGAAAGGTATCTAGcatgaaattgagaaataacTAGATAGTCTATCCTTAAATTACAAGCTAAATTATTTCAATATCGATACTTTATCATCAGTAACATAAAGCTTACAAGTCGTTATATTCATAGACAGGCTAATTGCAGTTACAACGAGGTCAATAGTTCTCAACTTTACCATTCATCAAAAATCAACTTACAATGGGAAAATACAACACTAATATTGTTAAATACAAAGCTACATGATTTTGggtaaagcaaaagaaatgggTACTTAAACAGTCAAAACTCACCAAAACCTAATTTAGAGACTACATGACCTCTCCAAGCCACACTTTCACATTGCTTTAAGTAACTAACTTTTGATGCAACATACGTGTTTAGAAACATCTGTGTTTACTTGAAGTTGCAGTTTATTGTCTTTGCCAACTCTTTTGACATTACATAGGTTTAGATGGATGATTAGTCTGATCGAGATTTCAAAGCATGATAAAGTTTCAATCCACAATATGCACGATGGAAACAAAACACTAACCACGACAAAATTACGCCAAGCCATAATATTTGAGGCCCTGGAGAGAATCCACCTAAATAGAAACTGCACAGAGTTGTAGATATACTCGAAGGAAAAGCATCCGACGCAATTCTGATGCTCCTTCCATGAATCCACCCACAACAACAACTTGAGGGCCAAACTCCCAGCGTACATAAGAGAGGTCAACGACAGAGGAAGAACCACGGCTTGCCACTGTTTCATGCACATACACAAACTATCTCATTTCAGAAGCTGCAGAACGAGAATCAAACGCACAAACAACATGTGCGAAAATCCCTCAGTCCCGGGATCACGCCGCAAACTGAAATTAGAAACACTGCACTTGACTCAGTTAACTCACCACATGGTCTCCCCTGATGCCGTAAACAGCCAGCAAATCGCGAACCTCCAATCTTCTTATCTAGCATACAGCAGAACACCGACATTGCCAGCTCGAGATTAGAGCAAATCGGCGCCGCGAATCGTTACAAAAGATAATCTTTCCCGTTCCGGACCGAAATTGGACTCACCGGGAGGACgagggcggtggcggcgaccgAGACCAGGGACGAGACGGCGGCGCAGGCGAAGCGCCTGATCATGAAGCTCTTGAAGGAGGCGGGAGGGGGGAGGCGGAGGACGACGGTGGGCGCGTAGAGGGTGGCGACGTAGAGGAGGGCCATGGAGAAGCAGGAGGC harbors:
- the LOC104438127 gene encoding CAAX prenyl protease 2, which translates into the protein MEDGPGLSRPAALASCFSMALLYVATLYAPTVVLRLPPPASFKSFMIRRFACAAVSSLVSVAATALVLPIRRLEVRDLLAVYGIRGDHVWQAVVLPLSLTSLMYAGSLALKLLLWVDSWKEHQNCVGCFSFEYIYNSVQFLFRWILSRASNIMAWRNFVVAPLTEELVFRACMISILLCGGFEKYSILILGPILFSLAHLNHFMEIYMKQNRQLIKASMIIGLQLGYTVVFGSYASFLFIRTGHLLAPLVAHIFCNFMGLPVLFSRGKGIATVAFVAGMMGFLWLLFPMTRPDFYNDRTKNCRCWHTYCSWI